A window of the Branchiibius hedensis genome harbors these coding sequences:
- the alc gene encoding allantoicase, whose product MTPPNRRSRRLATEADLPDFVVLPDLASRAMGSGVVAANDELFAEKENLIKPEEPTYSTYTFGHKGQVYDGWETRRRREPGFDWAIVRLGAPGVVRGIIVDTAYFKGNYPPEVSVQGAVIDGYPSVEELEGTDWFDLVPRSAVKGDDLNSFDVDCDRLVTHVRLCMHPDGGIARLRVHGEVVADPQFIGRVNVNLAALDCGAGISGCSNMFYSSPTNLIMPGNARLMGEGWETSRRRDDGNDWVEVRLAGPGTVGVVELDTRYFLGNSPGWARVTGWSADRSHEVEILPKTRLQPDTRHRFRVDSTDEIAFARLDVYPDGGMARLRLLGELSQAGRQALHERWTNAGGPPR is encoded by the coding sequence ATGACCCCACCCAATCGCCGCAGTCGGCGTCTGGCCACCGAGGCGGACCTGCCCGACTTCGTGGTCCTGCCCGATCTGGCCTCGCGCGCAATGGGTTCGGGGGTTGTCGCCGCCAACGATGAGTTGTTCGCCGAGAAGGAGAACCTCATCAAGCCCGAGGAGCCGACGTACTCCACCTACACCTTCGGCCACAAGGGCCAGGTGTACGACGGGTGGGAGACCCGCCGTCGACGCGAGCCCGGATTCGACTGGGCCATCGTGCGATTGGGCGCTCCCGGTGTCGTGCGCGGCATCATCGTCGACACCGCCTACTTCAAGGGCAACTACCCACCGGAGGTGTCCGTGCAGGGCGCGGTCATCGACGGGTACCCCTCGGTCGAGGAACTCGAAGGCACCGACTGGTTCGACCTGGTGCCACGCTCGGCCGTCAAGGGCGATGACCTGAACTCCTTCGACGTGGACTGTGACCGGCTGGTCACCCACGTGCGGTTGTGCATGCACCCCGACGGTGGGATCGCCCGGCTGCGCGTGCACGGCGAAGTCGTCGCCGATCCGCAGTTCATCGGCCGGGTGAACGTCAACCTGGCGGCGCTGGACTGCGGCGCCGGGATCTCCGGCTGCTCCAACATGTTCTATTCCTCACCGACCAACCTGATCATGCCCGGCAACGCGCGGCTGATGGGTGAGGGATGGGAGACCTCGCGGCGGCGCGACGATGGCAACGACTGGGTCGAGGTGCGCCTGGCCGGACCGGGAACCGTGGGCGTCGTGGAGTTGGACACCCGCTACTTCCTGGGCAATTCCCCCGGGTGGGCCCGCGTCACCGGATGGTCGGCCGACCGGTCGCACGAGGTGGAAATCCTGCCGAAGACCCGTCTGCAGCCCGACACCCGACACCGTTTCCGGGTGGACAGCACCGATGAGATCGCGTTCGCTCGTCTGGACGTCTACCCCGACGGTGGGATGGCCCGGCTGCGGCTGCTCGGCGAACTGTCCCAAGCCGGCCGCCAGGCCCTGCACGAGCGGTGGACGAACGCGGGCGGCCCGCCGCGCTAA
- a CDS encoding IclR family transcriptional regulator gives MAQSKPGGVQSVTRALDILEAIDAAGGEQALIEIAAASGLPTPTIHRLVRTLVDRGYLRQLPDRRYALGSRLIPLGSSALTAFGSRSTPELRRLVGELGETANLATLDGDQVVYVGQVPSPHAMRMFTDLGRHVHAHPRATGKALLSQLSDDQVRAVLRRAGMPAFTSRTITSPEELLAQLAVVRERGWAVDEGELEDGVVCLAVPVPSTTALLAVSISGPAVRVDERVRARAVPLLAQVAADLATQLDVASA, from the coding sequence ATGGCGCAGAGCAAACCGGGTGGCGTGCAGTCGGTGACCCGCGCCCTGGACATCCTCGAGGCTATCGATGCAGCGGGCGGCGAGCAGGCATTGATCGAGATCGCTGCGGCCAGCGGGCTGCCGACGCCGACCATCCATCGGCTGGTGCGCACCCTGGTCGACCGGGGCTACCTGCGGCAGCTGCCCGACCGGCGCTACGCCCTGGGCTCGCGGCTGATCCCGCTGGGCAGTTCCGCGCTGACCGCGTTCGGATCGCGCAGTACGCCCGAATTGCGCCGGTTGGTCGGCGAACTCGGCGAAACCGCCAACCTGGCCACCCTCGACGGTGATCAGGTGGTCTACGTCGGCCAGGTGCCCTCGCCGCACGCGATGCGGATGTTCACCGACCTCGGACGGCACGTGCACGCCCACCCGCGGGCGACCGGCAAAGCGTTGCTGTCGCAGCTGTCCGATGACCAGGTGCGCGCTGTTCTGCGGCGCGCCGGGATGCCGGCCTTCACCTCGCGCACGATCACCTCGCCGGAGGAACTGCTCGCCCAGCTCGCCGTGGTGCGCGAGCGGGGCTGGGCGGTCGACGAGGGTGAACTCGAGGACGGAGTCGTCTGCCTCGCCGTCCCCGTGCCCAGTACGACCGCCCTGCTCGCAGTCTCCATCTCGGGCCCGGCGGTCCGGGTGGATGAGCGGGTGCGGGCACGCGCCGTACCTCTGTTGGCCCAGGTCGCCGCCGATCTGGCCACTCAGCTCGACGTCGCCTCCGCCTGA
- a CDS encoding aspartate/glutamate racemase family protein has translation MHIRLINPNTTTAMTQLIGRSASRVAGEGVTVDAVNPSMGPASIESHYEEALAVPGLLEQIALGNADGVDGFAIACFGDPGLDAARELSDGPVLGIAEAAFHAASMVGRRFSVMTTLSRTRGRAQELMDRYGFAHQCAGIHACDIPVLELETLGEDGIYAIAKACREAIERDDSDAVVLGCAGMADFCPQISQVVGVPVIDGVVAATGMLQGLIRMGVTTSRRGEYAAPPVKAMTGALAQFEIR, from the coding sequence ATGCACATCCGTCTGATCAATCCCAACACCACCACCGCGATGACCCAACTGATCGGCCGGTCAGCCTCCCGCGTCGCGGGGGAGGGCGTCACCGTGGATGCCGTCAATCCCTCGATGGGCCCGGCATCGATCGAGTCCCATTACGAGGAGGCCCTCGCCGTACCTGGTCTCCTGGAGCAGATCGCGCTCGGAAACGCTGACGGTGTCGACGGGTTCGCCATCGCCTGCTTCGGCGATCCAGGGTTGGATGCGGCCCGCGAGCTGAGTGACGGCCCGGTGCTCGGCATCGCCGAGGCTGCGTTCCACGCGGCGTCGATGGTCGGGCGACGGTTCAGTGTGATGACCACGCTGAGTCGGACCCGTGGTCGTGCGCAGGAGTTGATGGACCGCTACGGGTTCGCTCACCAGTGCGCGGGTATCCACGCCTGCGATATCCCCGTGCTGGAGCTCGAGACGCTGGGCGAAGACGGCATCTACGCGATCGCCAAAGCCTGCCGTGAAGCGATCGAGCGGGATGATTCCGACGCGGTTGTCCTGGGCTGCGCTGGGATGGCGGACTTCTGCCCGCAGATCAGCCAGGTGGTCGGTGTGCCGGTGATCGACGGTGTGGTCGCCGCGACGGGGATGCTGCAGGGGCTGATCCGCATGGGCGTCACCACCAGCCGCCGCGGTGAGTACGCCGCGCCGCCGGTCAAGGCGATGACCGGGGCGTTGGCGCAGTTCGAAATCCGCTGA
- the allB gene encoding allantoinase AllB, which yields MNGDTDVVTFDLVLRAHDSVLGAGDDVRTGPVSVAVQDGRIARLGPFDADWDATEFVELEPDEVLIPGGVDTHVHVNEPGRTDWEGFTTATRAALSGGTTSIIDMPLNSLPSTVTVDALRTKQDAAAGQCYVDVGFWGGAIPGNLDDLEKLDSAGVFGFKCFLVDSGVPEFPPLSTAELNTYLARTAELGALLIVHAEDGDELAKAPVAHGPHYTDFTASRPDASEVTAIRTVIEAVRATGGRAHILHLSSAAALPEIRAARAEGLPITVETCPHYLTFAAETIRDGSTAHKCCPPIRSEANRDALWEALADGTIDIVVSDHSPCTVDLKLIESGDLGAAWGGVASVQLALGAVWTEAQRRGFTLADVVRWMSTSPAALMGLTGKGAIEVGRDADLVAWAPSQAFTVHAAELQHKNKLTAYEGVSLSGVARRVWLRGVPATIERPDGQFLIRGER from the coding sequence ATGAACGGGGATACTGACGTGGTGACCTTCGATCTCGTCCTGCGGGCGCACGACAGCGTGCTCGGCGCCGGCGACGACGTGCGGACCGGGCCGGTGAGCGTGGCCGTGCAAGACGGTCGCATCGCACGACTCGGACCCTTCGACGCCGACTGGGACGCAACCGAATTCGTCGAACTCGAGCCCGACGAGGTCCTCATCCCCGGTGGCGTGGACACGCACGTGCACGTCAACGAGCCAGGCCGCACCGACTGGGAGGGCTTCACGACGGCCACCCGGGCGGCGCTGTCGGGTGGCACGACCAGCATCATCGACATGCCGCTGAACAGCCTGCCCTCCACGGTCACCGTTGATGCGCTGCGCACCAAGCAGGATGCAGCGGCCGGGCAGTGCTACGTCGACGTCGGCTTCTGGGGCGGAGCGATCCCGGGCAACCTGGACGATCTGGAAAAGCTCGACAGCGCAGGGGTTTTCGGTTTCAAGTGCTTCCTCGTGGACTCGGGTGTACCGGAGTTCCCGCCATTGTCGACCGCGGAGCTCAACACCTACCTGGCGCGCACCGCCGAGCTCGGGGCGTTGCTGATCGTGCACGCCGAAGACGGCGACGAGTTGGCGAAGGCCCCTGTCGCACACGGTCCGCACTACACCGACTTCACCGCGTCCCGCCCGGATGCCAGTGAGGTCACCGCGATCCGCACGGTCATCGAGGCAGTGCGGGCCACCGGCGGCCGTGCACACATCCTGCACCTGTCCAGCGCCGCGGCGTTGCCGGAGATCCGGGCCGCCAGGGCCGAGGGTCTGCCGATCACCGTCGAGACCTGCCCGCACTACCTGACCTTCGCCGCCGAAACCATCCGGGACGGATCGACGGCGCACAAGTGCTGCCCGCCGATCCGCAGCGAGGCCAACCGCGATGCCCTGTGGGAAGCGTTGGCGGACGGCACGATCGACATCGTCGTGAGCGACCACTCCCCGTGCACGGTCGATCTGAAACTGATCGAGTCCGGCGACCTGGGCGCTGCGTGGGGCGGAGTGGCCTCGGTCCAGTTGGCCCTGGGTGCGGTCTGGACGGAGGCCCAGCGGCGCGGTTTCACCCTCGCCGACGTGGTGCGCTGGATGAGCACCTCGCCCGCAGCGCTGATGGGTCTCACCGGCAAAGGAGCGATCGAGGTGGGCCGCGATGCGGATCTGGTCGCGTGGGCGCCGTCGCAGGCGTTCACCGTGCACGCCGCCGAGCTGCAGCACAAGAACAAACTGACTGCCTACGAAGGCGTTTCGCTGTCCGGAGTCGCCCGCCGGGTCTGGCTGCGCGGCGTACCGGCGACCATTGAACGCCCCGACGGGCAGTTCCTGATCCGAGGAGAACGATGA
- a CDS encoding DUF6986 family protein: MDPSATITALQRQLDATLHEADADLAARYPGDRTDRQPIHTVYVPADRVSSDLPRAWGDEALRLLADYAPDAAHLAAALGEPVADIEPIYPLIAAKLQREPIEDLRIDFEDGYGRRPDAVEDADLERCLSAYADQRAEGIRPPWWGIRFKSFEAPTRDRGIATLVGFLAGVVDNGQVPTGLTLTLPKVTSVPQVSAMADALDALEEALGAPAGSIGFEVQVETAQAIMAPDGTAAVAAMVHAGRGRVTSLHYGTFDYSAGLGIAAAYQSLDHPVADHAKNVMQVAAAQTGVRLSDGSTNVVAFGTAEQAFATWRLHAGLVQRSLMRGIYQGWDMAPGHLVSRYAATYLFFRRAFDPACARLAAYVQRIEGDVMDEPATARMLSSALLRGIACGAFSQDDVTSKTGLDEAALTGLTR; the protein is encoded by the coding sequence ATGGACCCGTCCGCCACGATCACCGCTCTGCAGCGCCAACTGGATGCGACCCTGCACGAGGCTGACGCCGACCTGGCCGCCCGCTACCCCGGCGATCGCACCGACCGGCAGCCGATCCACACCGTGTACGTACCTGCGGACCGCGTCAGCTCCGACCTGCCCCGGGCCTGGGGTGACGAGGCGCTACGCCTGCTGGCCGACTACGCACCCGACGCTGCACACCTGGCCGCCGCCCTCGGCGAACCCGTGGCGGACATCGAGCCGATCTACCCACTGATCGCCGCGAAACTGCAGCGCGAACCGATCGAGGACCTGCGCATCGACTTCGAGGACGGCTACGGGCGCCGGCCCGACGCGGTCGAGGACGCTGACCTCGAACGCTGCCTCTCGGCGTACGCCGATCAACGGGCGGAGGGGATCCGCCCACCCTGGTGGGGTATCCGGTTCAAGTCCTTCGAAGCACCCACCCGTGACCGCGGCATCGCCACGCTGGTCGGCTTCCTGGCCGGAGTCGTCGACAACGGCCAGGTCCCCACCGGTCTCACGCTCACGTTGCCGAAGGTCACCTCCGTGCCACAGGTGTCCGCCATGGCCGACGCCCTGGACGCCCTCGAGGAGGCGCTCGGTGCGCCGGCCGGCAGCATCGGTTTCGAGGTCCAGGTGGAGACCGCGCAGGCGATCATGGCCCCGGATGGCACCGCAGCCGTCGCGGCGATGGTGCACGCCGGGCGCGGCCGGGTGACCTCGCTGCACTACGGGACCTTCGACTACTCGGCCGGACTCGGCATCGCCGCCGCGTACCAATCGCTGGATCACCCGGTCGCCGACCACGCCAAGAACGTCATGCAGGTCGCCGCCGCGCAGACCGGAGTTCGCCTCTCCGACGGCTCCACCAACGTGGTGGCGTTCGGCACTGCCGAGCAGGCGTTCGCAACCTGGCGACTGCACGCGGGACTGGTGCAGCGCTCGCTGATGCGGGGCATCTACCAGGGCTGGGACATGGCACCCGGGCACCTGGTCTCCCGCTACGCCGCGACCTACCTGTTCTTCCGGCGGGCCTTCGATCCCGCATGTGCCCGGCTCGCGGCGTACGTGCAACGCATCGAAGGTGACGTGATGGATGAACCCGCGACCGCCCGGATGTTGTCCAGCGCGCTGCTGCGCGGCATCGCCTGCGGCGCGTTCAGCCAGGACGACGTGACCTCCAAAACGGGCCTCGATGAGGCCGCTTTGACCGGACTGACCCGATGA
- the uraD gene encoding 2-oxo-4-hydroxy-4-carboxy-5-ureidoimidazoline decarboxylase produces MTTVAAPPRKAVHPVDEVLPAPKLAIYGLQHLLAFYAGAVIVPILLASGIGLDTKQLIHLINADLFTCGIASIIQSIGFWKVGVRLPLLQGVTFTAVAPMITIGLAAGGGTDGLLTIYGSVIVAGLVTFLVAPYFGKLVRYFPPVVTGTVITVIGLSLLPVAAGDAVMDANGKADPTNGRNLCYAIGTILVIVALQRVFRGFIATIAVLIGLVGGTVIAWMLGDAAFSEVSSSSWVGVTTPFYFGIPKFSLVAIISMIIVMMITAVETTGDVFATAEIVEKRVDSTDVTRALRADGVATFIGGILNSFPYTCFAENVGLVRLTRVKSRYVVATAGLFMIILGLLPKAGALVAGIPKPVLGGAGLAMFATVAVVGIQTLSKVDFNDHRNVIIVATSLALAMMVTAQPDIAKALPDKLQVLLGSGITIGSIAAFVLYMIFYHVGSDRGPAVAGSPGNLIRLEQVNQMSEDEFAQTFGSLFQGPDWVVHRAYAQRPFSDTADLRRSFQEALFAATPQEQAELIAGYPRLGSDEVIEGTTGAASQEEQSLRGLTHLNGADQERLDALTSAYRERFGFPLVVSLRDEGSFDQIIEHGERRLHNSVVQEHNSAMVEIAKIAGYRFDDLVAEANPLQAAALSHLNTPRDR; encoded by the coding sequence ATGACCACAGTGGCCGCGCCTCCACGCAAAGCCGTGCACCCCGTTGACGAGGTGCTCCCCGCACCGAAGCTGGCGATCTACGGCTTGCAACACCTGCTGGCGTTCTACGCCGGCGCCGTCATCGTCCCGATCCTGCTGGCCAGCGGCATCGGTCTGGACACCAAGCAACTGATCCACCTGATCAACGCGGACCTGTTCACCTGCGGTATCGCCTCGATCATCCAGTCGATCGGCTTCTGGAAGGTCGGTGTCCGGCTGCCGTTGCTGCAGGGCGTCACCTTCACCGCCGTCGCGCCGATGATCACGATCGGTCTGGCGGCCGGTGGCGGTACCGACGGTCTGCTCACCATCTACGGCTCGGTCATCGTCGCCGGTCTGGTCACCTTCCTGGTGGCGCCGTACTTCGGCAAACTGGTGCGGTACTTCCCACCGGTCGTGACCGGCACCGTCATCACCGTGATCGGTCTATCGCTGCTTCCGGTCGCTGCGGGCGACGCGGTCATGGACGCCAACGGCAAGGCGGACCCGACCAACGGGCGCAACCTGTGCTACGCGATCGGCACCATCCTGGTCATCGTCGCGCTGCAACGGGTCTTCCGCGGCTTCATCGCCACCATCGCGGTGCTGATCGGCCTGGTCGGTGGCACCGTGATCGCCTGGATGCTCGGCGACGCTGCCTTCAGCGAGGTCAGCAGTTCCTCGTGGGTGGGCGTGACGACTCCGTTCTACTTCGGCATCCCGAAGTTCAGTCTGGTCGCGATCATCTCGATGATCATCGTCATGATGATCACCGCGGTGGAGACCACCGGTGACGTCTTCGCGACCGCCGAAATCGTCGAGAAGCGAGTCGATTCCACCGATGTGACCCGTGCGCTGCGCGCCGACGGTGTGGCCACCTTCATCGGCGGCATCCTGAACTCCTTCCCCTACACCTGCTTCGCCGAGAACGTCGGCCTGGTGCGACTGACCCGGGTCAAGAGCAGGTACGTCGTGGCGACCGCTGGTCTGTTCATGATCATCCTCGGCCTCCTGCCGAAGGCGGGCGCTCTGGTGGCGGGCATCCCCAAGCCGGTGCTGGGTGGTGCCGGTCTGGCGATGTTCGCGACTGTGGCGGTCGTGGGTATCCAGACCCTGTCGAAGGTCGACTTCAACGACCACCGCAACGTGATCATCGTGGCGACCAGCCTGGCGCTGGCCATGATGGTGACCGCGCAGCCCGACATCGCCAAAGCGCTGCCGGACAAGCTGCAGGTGCTGCTGGGCAGCGGCATCACGATCGGTAGCATCGCGGCCTTCGTGCTCTACATGATCTTCTACCACGTGGGCAGTGATCGAGGGCCGGCTGTCGCGGGTTCGCCGGGCAATCTGATCCGCCTCGAGCAGGTCAACCAGATGTCCGAGGACGAGTTCGCCCAGACCTTCGGCAGTCTCTTCCAGGGCCCGGACTGGGTGGTGCACCGCGCGTACGCGCAGCGGCCGTTCAGTGACACCGCCGATCTGCGGCGCTCGTTCCAGGAGGCGCTGTTCGCAGCGACCCCGCAGGAGCAAGCGGAACTGATCGCCGGCTATCCGCGCCTCGGCTCCGATGAGGTCATCGAGGGCACGACGGGTGCTGCTTCGCAGGAGGAGCAGTCCCTGCGCGGCCTGACCCACCTCAACGGCGCCGACCAGGAGCGGCTGGACGCGTTGACCTCGGCCTACCGGGAGCGGTTCGGCTTCCCGTTGGTGGTGTCGCTGCGCGATGAGGGCAGCTTCGACCAGATCATCGAGCACGGTGAACGCCGACTGCACAACTCGGTGGTCCAGGAGCACAACAGCGCGATGGTCGAGATCGCTAAGATCGCCGGGTACCGCTTCGACGATCTGGTGGCCGAAGCCAACCCGCTGCAGGCGGCCGCACTGAGCCACCTGAACACCCCGCGCGACCGGTAG
- the uraH gene encoding hydroxyisourate hydrolase: MSSLSTHVLDAVSGSPAPAIAVTVTGPAGAAVGAGVTNEDGRIADLAPSGLPQGIYTISFATGEYFDRIGVAAFYPKVDITFTVTDDRHYHVPVLLSPFAFSTYRGS, translated from the coding sequence ATGAGCAGCCTTTCCACCCACGTCCTCGATGCGGTCAGCGGCAGCCCTGCCCCCGCCATCGCGGTCACCGTGACCGGACCCGCTGGCGCAGCGGTCGGCGCGGGCGTCACCAACGAGGACGGCCGGATCGCCGACCTCGCACCCAGCGGTCTGCCGCAGGGGATCTACACCATCAGCTTCGCCACCGGTGAGTACTTCGACCGGATCGGCGTCGCGGCCTTCTATCCGAAGGTCGACATCACATTCACGGTCACCGACGACCGTCATTACCACGTGCCAGTCCTACTGAGCCCGTTCGCCTTTTCCACCTACCGAGGGAGCTGA
- the uraD gene encoding 2-oxo-4-hydroxy-4-carboxy-5-ureidoimidazoline decarboxylase, translated as MSESLELGAFNALPAAEASAWLEHLCSSPRWAAEVAAGRPYADRAAVLEASDAVFAGLGPADLDAALAGHPRIGATVSAQGHSADLSRAEQSSMGSADDQVKAALREGNIAYERRFDRVFLIRAAGRSPHEMLAELQRRLDNDDDTEIAEVREQLRQITRLRLQGAL; from the coding sequence ATGAGCGAGTCCCTCGAGCTCGGCGCATTCAATGCGCTGCCTGCCGCCGAAGCCAGCGCCTGGCTGGAGCACCTGTGCTCCTCGCCGCGATGGGCGGCCGAGGTGGCAGCCGGGCGCCCGTACGCCGATCGGGCGGCGGTGCTGGAAGCCTCCGATGCCGTGTTCGCGGGGTTGGGTCCTGCCGACCTGGATGCCGCGCTCGCCGGTCATCCGCGGATCGGCGCAACGGTGTCCGCGCAGGGGCACAGCGCCGACCTGTCCCGCGCCGAGCAGTCCTCGATGGGCTCGGCCGACGACCAGGTGAAGGCGGCGTTGCGCGAGGGGAACATCGCCTACGAGCGGCGGTTCGACCGGGTCTTCCTGATCCGCGCCGCCGGTCGCTCACCGCACGAGATGCTCGCCGAACTCCAGCGACGGCTCGATAACGACGACGACACAGAGATCGCCGAAGTGCGCGAGCAACTGCGCCAGATCACCCGCCTGCGACTCCAAGGAGCACTATGA
- the pucL gene encoding factor-independent urate hydroxylase, whose product MSYVLGYNQYGKAEVHVVRVFRDDPAAPHDLVDYNVSVALTGDFDEAHQTGDQAKVLTTDACKNTVNAFAKEAGDAVRHPESFALALANHFVDDVPQVESARINVEAFPWVRSHDNPHAFVKNGDYVRTVTVTRRGSAPATVVSGLKDLTVLKTTDSEFHGFYQEKYTTLQPTNDRVMATAIKAQWAHSSNDKDWGASFDAVFDAVTLAFANAYSYALQHTIWEMGQAALDADATIAEIRMSCPNKHHFVLDLSSFDLENNNEVFHADDRPYGLIEATIKRTADVDASAAYDPGQAWSEAVAKVPADA is encoded by the coding sequence ATGTCCTACGTCCTGGGATACAACCAATACGGCAAGGCCGAAGTACACGTCGTGCGCGTTTTCCGCGACGACCCCGCCGCGCCGCACGACCTGGTCGACTACAACGTCAGCGTCGCGCTGACCGGTGACTTCGACGAGGCCCACCAGACCGGCGACCAGGCCAAGGTGCTGACCACCGATGCCTGCAAGAACACGGTCAACGCCTTCGCCAAGGAGGCCGGGGACGCGGTCCGCCACCCGGAATCGTTCGCGCTGGCCCTGGCCAACCACTTCGTCGACGACGTACCGCAGGTCGAAAGTGCCCGGATCAACGTCGAGGCCTTTCCGTGGGTGCGCTCGCACGACAACCCGCACGCCTTCGTCAAGAACGGTGACTACGTGCGGACCGTGACCGTGACCCGGCGCGGGTCTGCTCCGGCGACCGTGGTCAGCGGCCTGAAGGACCTCACCGTCCTGAAGACCACCGACTCGGAGTTCCACGGGTTCTACCAGGAGAAGTACACGACGCTGCAGCCGACCAACGACCGCGTCATGGCGACCGCGATCAAGGCGCAGTGGGCGCACTCCAGCAACGACAAGGACTGGGGCGCTTCGTTCGACGCGGTCTTCGATGCAGTGACCCTGGCCTTCGCGAACGCCTACAGCTACGCGCTGCAGCACACCATCTGGGAGATGGGCCAGGCTGCGCTCGATGCTGACGCCACGATCGCCGAGATCCGGATGAGCTGCCCCAACAAGCACCACTTCGTGCTCGACCTGTCCTCCTTCGACCTGGAGAACAACAACGAGGTCTTCCACGCCGACGACCGGCCCTACGGGCTGATCGAGGCCACGATCAAGCGGACCGCGGACGTGGACGCCTCCGCGGCGTACGACCCGGGCCAGGCCTGGTCCGAGGCCGTCGCCAAGGTGCCGGCTGACGCCTGA
- a CDS encoding xanthine dehydrogenase small subunit, giving the protein MRATVNGSTASLDEVTAHTNALDWLRDQGLTGAKEGCAEGECGACSVLVARPDADGSTTWTAINACLIPALSLEEQTVITAEGLGEPGDLHPVQQEMAVRGGSQCGYCTPGFVCSMAAEYYRKDRVPASDAGSEADEHGAHECGPNGFDLHALSGNLCRCTGYRPIRDAAYALGIPEDTDELVQQHSQPAPAPAHTDVTVAGARYVRPQSLAEAIDLLASDDQAQLVAGSTDWGVAANLMMSRATTLVAIDRLAELRDLTEDETGFTIGAALTLSEIERRLAGRIPLLDKLFPQFASRLIRNGGTFGGNLGTGSPIGDSPPALLALEASLLLAGPDGERSVPLAEYFTGYRQSVREKAEIIKAVVIPKPLAAHTAFHKIAKRRFDDISSVAVGLAIDLSDGVVSRARIGLGGVAATPLRATAAEAVLEGRPWTAGTVREAAAALADAGTPMSDHRASSAYRTAMLRTALHKFYVETTSVQEVSA; this is encoded by the coding sequence ATGCGAGCCACGGTCAACGGGAGCACCGCCTCACTGGATGAGGTGACCGCCCACACCAACGCGCTGGATTGGTTGCGCGACCAGGGCTTGACCGGCGCCAAGGAGGGCTGCGCCGAAGGGGAGTGCGGCGCCTGCTCGGTGCTGGTGGCTCGTCCGGACGCCGATGGCAGCACCACCTGGACCGCGATCAACGCGTGCCTGATCCCGGCGCTGTCCCTCGAAGAGCAGACGGTCATCACGGCCGAGGGCCTCGGCGAACCCGGTGACCTGCACCCGGTCCAGCAGGAGATGGCGGTCCGCGGTGGATCGCAGTGTGGCTACTGCACCCCGGGTTTCGTGTGCAGCATGGCCGCGGAGTACTACCGCAAGGACCGTGTCCCGGCATCCGATGCCGGTAGTGAAGCCGATGAGCACGGTGCGCATGAGTGCGGCCCGAACGGCTTCGACCTGCACGCCCTCAGTGGCAACCTGTGTCGCTGCACCGGCTATCGCCCGATCCGCGACGCGGCGTACGCCCTGGGCATTCCCGAGGACACCGACGAACTCGTGCAGCAGCACTCGCAACCCGCCCCTGCGCCGGCGCACACCGACGTGACGGTTGCCGGTGCCCGGTATGTGCGACCGCAATCGCTGGCCGAGGCGATCGACCTTCTTGCCTCCGACGACCAGGCGCAGTTGGTGGCCGGGTCCACCGACTGGGGGGTCGCCGCCAACCTGATGATGTCCCGGGCGACAACGCTCGTCGCGATCGACCGACTCGCGGAACTGCGTGACCTGACCGAGGATGAGACCGGCTTCACCATCGGCGCTGCGTTGACGCTCTCCGAGATCGAGCGGCGGCTGGCGGGCCGGATCCCGTTGCTGGACAAGCTGTTCCCGCAGTTCGCCTCCCGACTGATCCGCAACGGTGGCACCTTCGGGGGCAACCTCGGCACCGGCTCCCCGATCGGGGACAGCCCGCCCGCACTGCTCGCGTTGGAGGCATCGCTGCTCCTGGCCGGACCCGACGGCGAGCGCAGCGTGCCGCTGGCTGAGTACTTCACCGGCTACCGCCAGTCCGTGCGGGAGAAGGCCGAGATCATCAAGGCGGTCGTCATTCCCAAGCCACTGGCCGCACACACCGCCTTCCACAAGATCGCCAAGCGCCGGTTCGACGACATCTCGAGTGTCGCCGTCGGGCTGGCGATCGACCTGAGCGACGGAGTGGTCAGCAGGGCCCGGATCGGGCTAGGTGGTGTCGCGGCAACACCGTTGCGAGCAACCGCTGCGGAAGCCGTGCTGGAGGGCCGTCCGTGGACGGCCGGGACCGTGCGGGAAGCAGCTGCCGCGTTGGCTGATGCAGGTACGCCGATGAGCGACCACCGCGCGAGCAGCGCCTACCGCACGGCGATGCTGCGTACTGCGTTGCACAAGTTCTACGTGGAAACCACGTCCGTGCAGGAGGTCTCGGCATGA